A window of Microbispora hainanensis genomic DNA:
CTTGTCGCCGACACGATCCGTGATCGCGTCGACGAGTTCTTTCTTGTTCATTTCGGTTTCCTCCCCCTTACGCGCTTGAAATTAGGGGACGAGGTCGCGGGACTTCAATCACCATGGGGCATGTTTCGCCTGCTCGGCGTGTCGAATGTGCCGTCCAGATAGGCGATGAAGGCGTCCAGCCGGGCGGCCGCATGGGCTATGTCCCGCTTTGCCACGTCACAGATAGCAAGCAGCCGTCGCGCCAGGCGGGCCTGCTCCTCCTGTGGTAAGGCTAACGCTCTGACGCGGCGATGCGCATCACGCAGTCGCCGCGCCAGCAGCTCATCTACGGTCTGAGGATCGTTCAGACGGTCGTCGGCAGCCATGGCTGCCGTCCATTCTCGTACTCCTCGATGGCGTCCGCGTGACGCAGGGTCAGCCCGATGTCGTCGAGGCCCTCCATCAGCCGCCAGCGGGTGTAGTCGTCGATCTCGAACGAGGCCACGATGTCGCCCGAGCGCACCTGGCGTTCCACCAGGTCGACGGTGATCTCCGTCTTCGGGTCGGCCTCGGCCGCGTCCTGCAGCCGCTTGACGACGTCCTCGGGCAGGACGACCGGCAGCAGGCCCATCTTCGTGGAGTTGTTGCGGAAGATGTCGCCGAACCGCGAGGCGATCACGACGCGGAAGCCGTACTGCTGGAGGGCCCAGACGGCGTGCTCGCGCGAGGAACCGGTGCCGAAGTCGGGCCCGGACACCAGGATCGACGCGCCCTCGTACGCCGGGTCGTTCAGCACGAAGGACGGGTCCTCGCGCCAGGCGGCGAACAGGCCCTTCTCGAAGCCCGTACGGCTGACCTGCTTCAGCCAGACCGCCGGGATGATCTGGTCGGTGTCCACGTTGCTGCGGCGCAGCGGCACGGCCCGGCCGGTGTGGGTGGTGAAGGCATCCATGATGATCTCTTCCTGGGACTGGGGCGGGCGGGCTAGAGGTCGGCGGGGGCGGTCAGCCGGCCGGTCACCGCGGTCGCGGCCGCGACCTGCGGCGAGACCAGGTGGGTGCGCCCGCCCTTGCCCTGGCGGCCCTCGAAGTTGCGGTTGGAGGTCGAGGCGCTGCGCTCGCCCGGCTTCAGGGTGTCGGGGTTCATGCCCAGGCACATCGAGCAGCCGGCCTCGCGCCACTCGGCCCCGGCCGCCTTGAAGACCTCGTGGAGGCCCTCCTCCTCGGCGGCCTTCTTGACGCCCATGGAGCCCGGGACGATCAGCGTACGGGTGACGACCTTGCGGCCCCGCAGGATCTCGGCGGCGGCGCGCAGGTCCTCGATGCGGCCGTTGGTGCAGGAGCCGACGAAGACGGTGTCCACCTGGATGTCGCGCAGCGGCGTGCCCGCGGTCAGGCCCATGTACTCCAGCGCCCGCTCGGCGGCGGACCGCTCGACCGGGTCGGCGAACTGCTCGGGCGACGGCACCGTGGAGCCGAGCGGCGCGCCCTGGCCCGGGTTGGTGCCCCACGTGACGAACGGCGTGAGGGTCGCGGCGTCGATCTCCACGACCTTGTCGAACTCGGCGTCGTCGTCGGTGCGCAGCGTCTTCCAGTATTCGACGGCCCGGTCCCAGTCCTCGCCGGAGGGCGCGTGCGGACGGCCGCGCAGGTATTCGAACGTGGTCTCGTCGGGGGCGATCAGGCCCGCCCGCGCGCCTGCCTCGATCGACATGTTGCAGACGGTCATGCGGCCCTCCATGGAGAGCTTGCGCACGGCCTCGCCGCGATACTCGACGATGTGGCCCTGGCCGCCGCCGGTGCCGATCTTCGCGATGATCGCGAGGATCAGGTCCTTGGCGGTCACGCCGACCGGCAGCTCGCCCTTGACCTCGATGGCCATCGTCTTGGGCCGGTAGGCGGGCAGCGTCTGGGTGGCCAGCACGTGCTCGACCTCGGAGGTGCCGATGCCGAACGCGATGGCGCCGAACGCCCCGTGGGTCGAGGTGTGGGAGTCGCCGCAGACGATCGTCATGCCGGGCTGGGTCAGTCCGAACTGCGGGCCGATGATGTGCACCACGCCCTGACCTGCGTCGCCCATCGGGTGCAGGCGGATGCCGAACTCCGCGGCGTTCTTGCGCAGCGTCTCGACCTGCGTGCGCGACACCGGGTCGGAGATCGGCCCGAGCACGGTCGGCACGTTGTGGTCCTCGGTGGCGATCGTGAGCTCGGGGCGACGCACGGTGCGGCCGGCCATGCGGAGGCCGTCGAACGCCTGCGGGCTGGTCACCTCGTGGATGAGGTGCAGGTCGATGTAGAGCAGGTCGGGTTCGCCCTCGGCACGCCGTACGACGTGCTGCTCCCAGACTTTCTCAGCCAGTGTGCGACCCATGGTTGTGACGCCTCCTCGCGTTCAGACCCCCGCGGTCGTGTCTCTCATGATGAGACGGAAATATCGGGATATGGACACTGTATCTGTTGTTTCCCAACATTGCGTTTGCATCTCGTATGGCGAGACGGCAGTATCGGGGTATGGACAACTCTAGCGGGGTCGGAGTACTCGACAAGGCGGTTCTCGTACTCAACGCCCTGGAGGCGGGCCCGGCTTCCCTGGCACAGCTCGTCCAGGCGACCGGCCTGGCAAGGCCGACGGCCCACCGGCTGGCCGTCGCGCTGGAGCACCACCGCATCGTCTCCCGCGACACGCAGGGCCGGTTCATCCTCGGCCCCCGCCTGTCGGAACTGTCCACAGCCGCGGGCGAGGACCGGCTGCTCGCCGTCGCCGGCCCGGTGCTCACCCAGCTTCGCGACCTGACCGGGGAGAGTGCTCAACTTTACCGGCGTCAGGGCGACGAGCGGGTCTGCGTGGCCGCCGCCGAGCGCGCCAGCGGGCTGCGCGACACGGTGCCGGTCGGCTCCGCCCTGCCCATGACCGCGGGTTCCGCCGCGCAGATCCTGCTCGCCTGGGAGGAGCCCGACCGGCTGCACCGCGGCCTTCGAGGGGCCAAGTTCACCGCCGCCACGCTCGCGAGCGTACGCAGGAGGGGCTGGGCCCACAGCGTCGGCGAGCGCGAGCAGGGCGTGGCGAGCGTCTCCGCGCCCATCCGCGGCGCCGGCGGCAAGGTGATCGCCGCGGTTTCCGTGTCCGGCCCCATCGAGCGGCTGACCCGTACGCCCGGCCGGATGCACGCCGCCCCCGTCGTCGCGGCCGCCGAGCGGATCACCGAAGCCATGCGCCGCGCGAACTGATCGGAGAGCGGTCCGGGCAGCCCCCGGCGCCCCCTCCCGCCGGTCTTGACCCCGTCGCGTCACCCGGAGCGGCGCCTCGCCGCATTGGTCGCCCCACCCGCCCTGGACACCGCTCCTTCCGGGCAAATCCTGGCGGTCGCGGCACTAGGCTGGCGGGGTGACAGACCGCATCGAGGCAGCCGCCGCTGAACTGCGTCCCCTGCTCCAAGAATTCATCCTCTGGGCGCCGGACAACGCACCCGGCAGCGACCCCGATCTCGTGGGCCCCGTCGCCCTGTGGCATCGGCTGATCGCCCGCAACGACGTCGGGCTGTGGAAGCGTGGAGACCTGCGCACGGTCCTGCTGGAGCGCATGCCCCAGGTCGTCGAGGACCCCGACGCCGCCGCGGACGGCATGATCACCGCCGTCCGGTCCTATCTGACGTTCCTGTCGTCCACCGGACGGCTCTCGCCGGGCTCGGCGTCCCTGGAGACCCTGCTCGCGGAGCTGGACGAGGTCGAGGACGACTTCGTGGACGCGATGGAGGACACCATCGCCGAGCGCGACTGGGACGAGGAGGAGGACGAGCTCGACGAGGACGAGGCCGACGAGGGCCTCGGCGACTTCGAGCCGTTCGCCGACGAGATCGGCGCCCTGCCCACGATCAGGCTGCGTCCCGACACCGAGCTGGCCGAGGCGGCCCGCGGGGTGACGCTCATCGCACAGGCCCGCGACCTGGCGCTGTGGGTCGGCACCGGGCGCAAGGTGGGCGAGGAGACGCTGCTCACCGAGTCCGAGGTGGACGAGGCGGTGCGCACGCTCGGCCTGCCCGACGCGCGCAACATCTGGAACCTGTGGAACCTCGCGATCGACCTGGAGTTCCTCGCCCCCGACGGCGACGACACGGTCAGCGTCGACTCCGACACCGCCGCCTGGCCCTTCGAGGACGACGACGACGTCCTGGACGCCTGGATGCTCGGCCTCCACTCTCTCGACTACGGCGACCCCGAGCTGGACGACGACGATCTCACGCTGGCCCTGTCGGGCCTGACCCGCGCGCTGCTGATCCGCGTGCTGCTGGCCGACGGCACGCGGCCGGTGTCCTCGCTGCGCGAGGAGCTGGCCGAGGCCGCGGCGGAGTACGACGACCTGGGCGCCGACGCCTGGGCCGCGGCCGGCGACCCGCTCGCCTCCGTGCTCGCCTGGCTGACCGGCTACGGCATGGTCACCGTCGAAGGCGACGCGGTGACCCTCACGCCGCTCGGCACCGAGGGCCTCGTCCACATGCTGGACGACGAGGACATCGAGATCGACGCCCGGCCCGCCATCGACGCCATGACCGCGCTCGACCTGCTGTCGTTCAGCGCCGACATGTCCGAGGAGGAGGCCGACGAGGAGTTCGCCGCCTGGCTCGCCCTGCGCGACCCGGAGCGGGCCGCCTCCGAGCTGCTCCAGGCCGCCGCCGAGGAGGAGGCCGACGCCCTCGTGCGAGTCCAGGCCGCCAGCCTGGTGGGCTCCCTGGGCGAGGCCGCCATCCCCGCCTGGCAGGAGGCGCTCAAGGAGCCCTCGCTGCGGCCGTACGCCGCGACGCACCTGACCCAGATGGACGTCGAGGACGCCCCGGAGCCGACCCAGGCGGACACCCACTGGCTGATCCTCGACATGTGGACGATCTCCGCCGGGCTCGGCAGGCCGGAGTTCGTGTCCAGCCTGCACGACATCGGCCCCGCGCAGACGCTCATCGGGCTGCTCGACGTGATCTGGAAGGTCCACCACCCTCACGTCGAGGAGCTGCTGGACCTCATCGGCGAGACCCACCCGGACAAGCAGGTGGTCAAGGCCGCCAAGCGGGCGCTGTTCAAGGCGCGGTCGGGAAGATAGCGCAGGTCGTCGTGCCGTGGGCGTACAGCTTGCCGTCGCCCACGGCCGTCAGCCGCGCCTCCGCGGTCGCGACCGTCCTGCCGACGTGCAGGGCGGTCGCCTCGCACCTCAGCGTTCCCGTGTGCGCGAAGGCGGGACGCACCATGTGGACGTTGAGCTGGGTGGTGGTGTAGCCCCGCCCGGCGGGCAGGCGGCTCATGACCGCGCAGCCCAGCGCCGAGTCGAGCAGCGTCGCGAAGTAGCCGCCGTGAATCGAGCCCAGCGGGTTGTACTGGTGCTCGCCCGTCTCCCCCTCGAAGACCGCGACCCCCGGCTCCACACGGACGAGGGTGAAGCCCAGCGTGCCGGCGATCGGGGGCGGCGGGAACCGCCCGGCGAGCAGCGCCCGCAGGAAGTCGATCCCGCTCATGTCGGCCGGAGGCGTGGTCGTCGGAGCCCACGTATGCGTACGCGTGTTCGCTGTCGTCGTCATGAGTCTAATTTTCGAACTCAGGGTTCCCGTAACGCAAATCGCGCACATCCCGAGGCGAGGAAACCTAGTCTTGTCGTGTGATAACGGCATCACTGAGCGCGGGTGGCGCCCCCGGCTGGCAACAGGGCGTCGATCTCGCCCTCGCGCTCGTGTTGTCGGCGGCGATCGGGCTGGAGCGGGAGATCCGGCAGAAGAGCGCCGGGTTGCGCACGCACACGCTCGTGGGGTTCGGCGCCGCGCTGTTCATGCTCGTGTCGAAGTACGGCTTCTCCGACATCCTCGGCGAGTCGGTGGTGCTCGATCCGTCCCGGGTCGCGGCCCAGATCGTCTCCGGCATCGGCTTCATCGGCGGCGGGCTGATCTTCGTACGCCGCGACGTGGTCAAGGGACTGACCACCGCCGCCGCCGTGTGGCTCACCGCCGCGGTCGGCATGGCCGCGGGGGCCGGCCTCTGGTGGCTCGCCGTCCTCGCCACGGTGGGGAACTTCGTCGTGATGCTGGGGCTCACCCCGCTGGCCGCCCGGCTCCCCCGCTCCAAGCACGCCCAGTCACGGCTGCGCCTGTCGTACGCGGACGGA
This region includes:
- the leuD gene encoding 3-isopropylmalate dehydratase small subunit, producing the protein MDAFTTHTGRAVPLRRSNVDTDQIIPAVWLKQVSRTGFEKGLFAAWREDPSFVLNDPAYEGASILVSGPDFGTGSSREHAVWALQQYGFRVVIASRFGDIFRNNSTKMGLLPVVLPEDVVKRLQDAAEADPKTEITVDLVERQVRSGDIVASFEIDDYTRWRLMEGLDDIGLTLRHADAIEEYENGRQPWLPTTV
- a CDS encoding MgtC/SapB family protein — translated: MITASLSAGGAPGWQQGVDLALALVLSAAIGLEREIRQKSAGLRTHTLVGFGAALFMLVSKYGFSDILGESVVLDPSRVAAQIVSGIGFIGGGLIFVRRDVVKGLTTAAAVWLTAAVGMAAGAGLWWLAVLATVGNFVVMLGLTPLAARLPRSKHAQSRLRLSYADGRGVLRQALAECTGLRFVVDELSLEQPGRSHDAGTVTVTLLIRGPGSIADLTSKLAEIEGVVAVACEDANAQHF
- a CDS encoding IclR family transcriptional regulator, with the protein product MDNSSGVGVLDKAVLVLNALEAGPASLAQLVQATGLARPTAHRLAVALEHHRIVSRDTQGRFILGPRLSELSTAAGEDRLLAVAGPVLTQLRDLTGESAQLYRRQGDERVCVAAAERASGLRDTVPVGSALPMTAGSAAQILLAWEEPDRLHRGLRGAKFTAATLASVRRRGWAHSVGEREQGVASVSAPIRGAGGKVIAAVSVSGPIERLTRTPGRMHAAPVVAAAERITEAMRRAN
- a CDS encoding PaaI family thioesterase, with product MTTTANTRTHTWAPTTTPPADMSGIDFLRALLAGRFPPPPIAGTLGFTLVRVEPGVAVFEGETGEHQYNPLGSIHGGYFATLLDSALGCAVMSRLPAGRGYTTTQLNVHMVRPAFAHTGTLRCEATALHVGRTVATAEARLTAVGDGKLYAHGTTTCAIFPTAP
- the leuC gene encoding 3-isopropylmalate dehydratase large subunit, which translates into the protein MGRTLAEKVWEQHVVRRAEGEPDLLYIDLHLIHEVTSPQAFDGLRMAGRTVRRPELTIATEDHNVPTVLGPISDPVSRTQVETLRKNAAEFGIRLHPMGDAGQGVVHIIGPQFGLTQPGMTIVCGDSHTSTHGAFGAIAFGIGTSEVEHVLATQTLPAYRPKTMAIEVKGELPVGVTAKDLILAIIAKIGTGGGQGHIVEYRGEAVRKLSMEGRMTVCNMSIEAGARAGLIAPDETTFEYLRGRPHAPSGEDWDRAVEYWKTLRTDDDAEFDKVVEIDAATLTPFVTWGTNPGQGAPLGSTVPSPEQFADPVERSAAERALEYMGLTAGTPLRDIQVDTVFVGSCTNGRIEDLRAAAEILRGRKVVTRTLIVPGSMGVKKAAEEEGLHEVFKAAGAEWREAGCSMCLGMNPDTLKPGERSASTSNRNFEGRQGKGGRTHLVSPQVAAATAVTGRLTAPADL